A region of the Candidatus Woesearchaeota archaeon genome:
TGATTATGAATTAAAAGATATAAATTCAAACGAGACTTTTAAAATATCAGATTTTAAAGGGAAAAAAGTAATGATGGAGACCTTTTCAGTTTGGTGCGTCAATTGTAAACAGCAACAAAATGAAATAAAAAAATTCAACGAACAATGTCTTAATGAATGTGGGGAAGATGTAGTTTTTATTTCTATAAACGCAGATCCTAATGAGGATGAAAAAATTGTTAAAAAACATATTGAAGAAAATGAATATTCGTGGAGATATGTAATAGCGCCTTCTGATTTTATGAATCAGCTGATGAATGAATTCGGATTTGTTATTTTAAATGCGCCGCAAGCACCAATAGTAAGAATATGTGAAGATCAGTCATATACATTAATACCTACAGGCGTTAAAACTGTAGAGGATTTAAAAGAAGTAATAAAAATGGGTTGTTAAAATGAGTTTTATTATAAGTTTGTGGAGTTCTTTTCTTTTAGGTTTGTTAGCTCCTATAACTGCTACTTGTATTCTACCACTATACCCAGGATTCATAGCATTTTTAACAAATGAAAGCACAGCTAAAAAAAATTCTTTAAAACTTGGTTTGTTTGTTTCTATAGGTTTACTAACATTCATGTTGTCTTTAGGATTTATATTTACAACCATCTTTCAAGTTTCACTAACTAATGTTATCCAAATAATTTCACCAATAGCATTTATCATCCTTGCATTATTTAGCATACTTCTTATTTTTAATATCAACATTTTCAAAATTAAACAACTAAAAGTTCCAACAAGTAAAAAACCTAATGTTGCAGCATTACTTTACGGTTTATTTTTTGGTGCAATAATAATTCCATGCAATCCCGGAATATTAGCTGTGTTTTTTACAAGAGCAATATCAACAACTGGCTTTTTAGGGAACATGCTTAATTTTCTATTTTTCGCAATAGGTATGGCGCTTCCTTTACTCATATTATCTGTGGCAACCCAAAAGTTCAGCAAACAAATCATAGGATTTTTAACAAAAAATTCAAAATTAGTAAATATTATTGCAGGAATAATAATGCTTCTAATAAGCATGTATTATCTAGTTTTTAATTTCAAAATATTTGGTTAGTAATAGATTTGAGTTCTATATTTATAGTTCATAAAGCATTAAAAAAAATAAAAACAATTGTTCTAAATATTTGGGAGTTATGACTCCTTCTCCGAATAATGTCCTAGCAACCTCCACGAAACGGGCTCCTTCCAAGGAGTCCTTTGTTAGGACTAAACAATTGTGTCTCTTACTATTTTCTTTCTTGATAACTTATTAATTATTAAAACAAGAATTATTCCTATTATAAGAAAAATAACTGAAACAAAAACAGACAAAGTATTATTTAAGCTTGCCAAAACTGTTGTTATAGGACTATATAATGCTCCAAACATCAATCCTGTTAAAAAAGCAAATGTTTTAGATTTATGGCTTTTTAGTAAATAAGAGAGCAATTTGCTAAACACTAATAAGCTTATAACACCTCCAAGACCAAAAAATAGAGCATATAAGTATTTAGAAGTTATGTTATGTGCAACTCCTAGCATAAATTCATATTTTCCCATCAATATAAGCATGTAAGAACCTGAGATTCCAGGAAGCATCATCGCCAATAAAGAAACCATCCCTACAAAGAATATTGTTACATAGGATGCGCTGCCTTCTTTTACAGGTTGCAAAACACTCACCAATAACCCAAATAGCAAACCTAAGACAAGAAATAAATTTGTATAAATGTTTTTCTTGCCTATTTCATTGTATAAAATGATGGTTGAAGCTATTATTAATCCTGCAAATAAACTAAAAACTTGAGCAGGATAACTTTTTAGCATGAATAAAATAAATCCTGAACC
Encoded here:
- a CDS encoding redoxin family protein, giving the protein MKKSTYLLFMIILILTITGCNSKSQTNNELETQKEFVHWLDYELKDINSNETFKISDFKGKKVMMETFSVWCVNCKQQQNEIKKFNEQCLNECGEDVVFISINADPNEDEKIVKKHIEENEYSWRYVIAPSDFMNQLMNEFGFVILNAPQAPIVRICEDQSYTLIPTGVKTVEDLKEVIKMGC
- a CDS encoding DUF368 domain-containing protein; the encoded protein is MKQERLLHIFFTFLKGILMGMADLVPGISGGTILFITGIYERFIEGIKNIAVFGKTFFKELITGKKIDLKSLLKLVDFKFFIPLIVGVIFIVLVGSGFILFMLKSYPAQVFSLFAGLIIASTIILYNEIGKKNIYTNLFLVLGLLFGLLVSVLQPVKEGSASYVTIFFVGMVSLLAMMLPGISGSYMLILMGKYEFMLGVAHNITSKYLYALFFGLGGVISLLVFSKLLSYLLKSHKSKTFAFLTGLMFGALYSPITTVLASLNNTLSVFVSVIFLIIGIILVLIINKLSRKKIVRDTIV